A single Parcubacteria group bacterium DNA region contains:
- the tig gene encoding trigger factor: MIKHEITKIPQSEIEIKVSVPWNEWKKYLDQAVSDLSKDIKISGFRPGKAPRNMVEEKIGKSAIIQEAAEKAIQKTYADILAEGKVDAIGAPKAEILKLAEENDLEYKIVTAVIPEVKIKSWDNEIKKINKKYKDAKIEIKDEDIEKEIKRIAESRAILVTVRREAKIGDSVFVDFKVSMGGVPIENGTSRNHPLILGKGVFIPGFEENIIGMKENEEKKFTLNFPKEYHEKNLAEKPAEFEIKLNLVQERKVPEINDEFAKSLGKFENLEAFKKSVRDGMAEEKKMEAKEKMRSEFLEELIKLTQTELPEVLIHQELHKMLGEFESQLSQMGMNLDGFLEKMGKNKDDLENEWKVQAEKRVKSAIILEEIAKEQEIKVENEKIEEEMNKTLGYYKKEKDLDKNIDMGRLYEYTKGMLLNEKVFEYLESL; encoded by the coding sequence ATGATTAAGCATGAAATAACCAAGATTCCCCAATCGGAAATAGAAATTAAAGTTTCTGTTCCTTGGAACGAATGGAAAAAATATCTGGATCAAGCAGTTTCTGACTTGTCCAAAGATATTAAAATTTCCGGATTTCGTCCCGGAAAAGCGCCCAGAAATATGGTTGAAGAAAAAATAGGGAAGAGCGCCATAATTCAAGAAGCGGCAGAAAAAGCCATTCAAAAAACTTATGCTGACATTCTGGCGGAAGGAAAAGTCGATGCTATTGGAGCTCCAAAAGCGGAAATTTTGAAATTGGCCGAAGAGAATGACTTGGAATATAAAATTGTGACTGCAGTTATTCCGGAAGTGAAAATAAAATCTTGGGACAATGAAATTAAAAAAATAAACAAGAAATACAAAGATGCCAAGATTGAAATTAAAGATGAAGATATCGAAAAAGAAATAAAGAGAATTGCCGAGAGTCGGGCAATTTTGGTAACGGTAAGAAGAGAGGCAAAAATCGGAGACAGTGTTTTTGTTGATTTCAAAGTTTCTATGGGCGGAGTTCCAATTGAAAACGGAACCAGCCGGAATCATCCTTTGATTCTGGGGAAGGGGGTTTTTATTCCGGGTTTTGAAGAAAATATAATTGGAATGAAAGAAAACGAAGAGAAAAAATTTACCCTTAATTTTCCCAAAGAGTATCACGAAAAAAACTTGGCCGAAAAACCAGCCGAATTTGAAATAAAATTGAATTTAGTTCAGGAAAGGAAAGTTCCGGAAATTAATGACGAGTTTGCCAAATCGCTCGGAAAATTTGAAAACCTGGAGGCTTTCAAAAAAAGTGTAAGGGATGGAATGGCAGAAGAAAAGAAAATGGAGGCCAAAGAAAAAATGAGAAGTGAATTTTTGGAAGAGCTCATTAAACTCACCCAAACAGAACTTCCGGAAGTTTTGATTCATCAAGAGCTTCACAAGATGCTCGGAGAATTTGAATCCCAGCTATCGCAGATGGGCATGAATTTGGATGGATTTCTGGAAAAAATGGGAAAAAATAAAGACGATTTGGAAAATGAATGGAAAGTTCAAGCAGAAAAGAGAGTAAAATCAGCGATAATTCTGGAAGAAATTGCTAAAGAACAGGAAATTAAGGTGGAAAATGAAAAAATCGAAGAGGAAATGAACAAAACTCTCGGGTATTATAAAAAGGAAAAAGATTTGGATAAGAATATAG